A portion of the Acidobacteriaceae bacterium genome contains these proteins:
- the alaC gene encoding alanine transaminase, whose translation MSDDFPRIKRLPPYVFNITGDLKAAARKRGEDIIDFGMGNPDGATPAHIVEKMIEAARKQQTHRYSLSKGIPRLRKAICNWYAQRYNIDLDPATEAIMTIGSKEGIAHFCLAVLDKGDTVLVPNPSYPIHIYGPVIAGADVLSVPITDSTDDFLAHIQDVVPRMTPRPKVLIVNFPSNPTAQCVDLPFFEKLVALCKEYGIWLVHDFAYADITFDGYKPPSVMQVPGAKDIAVEFFTLSKSYNMPGWRVGFMVGNAKLVGALSRIKSYFDYGTFTPIQVASILALEGPQDCVQQISDTYRSRRDVLVSGLNKLGWPVQMPKATMFVWTKIPEQYKHMKSLEFSKHVLEHAKVAVSPGIGFGEYGDDFVRFSLIENEERTRQALRGFKEMFGQL comes from the coding sequence GTGAGCGACGACTTTCCAAGAATCAAGCGACTCCCCCCCTACGTCTTCAACATCACAGGCGATCTGAAAGCTGCTGCGCGAAAGCGCGGAGAAGACATCATCGACTTCGGCATGGGTAATCCCGACGGAGCCACGCCCGCGCACATCGTAGAAAAGATGATTGAGGCTGCCCGCAAGCAGCAGACCCACCGCTACTCGCTTTCCAAAGGGATCCCGCGACTTCGCAAGGCAATCTGCAACTGGTATGCCCAGCGTTACAACATCGATCTAGACCCCGCGACGGAAGCCATCATGACGATCGGCTCCAAGGAAGGCATTGCGCACTTCTGCCTGGCGGTTCTTGATAAGGGCGATACGGTCCTGGTGCCCAACCCCAGCTACCCTATCCACATCTACGGCCCGGTCATTGCTGGCGCGGATGTCCTGAGCGTGCCAATCACGGATTCCACCGATGACTTCTTGGCGCACATTCAAGATGTAGTACCTCGTATGACGCCGCGGCCCAAAGTGCTGATCGTCAACTTCCCTTCCAACCCCACGGCGCAATGCGTTGACCTGCCATTTTTTGAAAAGCTTGTCGCTCTTTGTAAGGAGTACGGCATCTGGCTGGTACATGACTTCGCCTACGCCGACATCACGTTCGATGGGTACAAGCCGCCAAGCGTGATGCAGGTTCCTGGCGCCAAAGACATTGCCGTCGAGTTCTTTACCTTATCCAAGAGCTACAACATGCCCGGCTGGCGTGTGGGCTTCATGGTCGGTAACGCAAAGCTCGTGGGAGCACTTTCCAGGATCAAGAGCTACTTCGACTACGGGACGTTCACACCAATTCAAGTGGCATCCATCCTAGCTCTCGAAGGCCCGCAGGACTGCGTCCAGCAGATCAGCGACACCTACCGATCACGTCGGGATGTGCTCGTCAGTGGACTGAATAAACTTGGCTGGCCTGTGCAGATGCCAAAAGCAACGATGTTTGTTTGGACAAAAATTCCAGAGCAATATAAACACATGAAATCGCTTGAGTTCTCGAAGCATGTTCTGGAACATGCCAAGGTCGCAGTCAGCCCCGGAATCGGCTTCGGTGAGTACGGAGACGACTTTGTCCGTTTCTCTCTGATTGAAAATGAGGAACGAACGAGGCAGGCTCTACGCGGCTTCAAAGAAATGTTCGGACAGCTTTAA